The genomic window GCAGAGCGCGGCTTCATGAACGCCGCCAGCCCCGGTGTGATCTCGCTGTTCCTTCAGAATGACTACTACACATCGCGCGAGGCTTATCTGGCCGCGCTGGCCGACGCGATGAAGGCGGAATACGAGACCATCGTGGCCTCGGGGCTGGACCTGCAACTGGATTGCCCCGACCTTGCCCTGTCGCGCCACATGCTGTTCACCGACTTGACGGATGACGAGTTCATCAAGGTCGCGAACCTGCATGTCGAGGCGTTGAACCACGCGCTGTTGGACGTCCCTGCCGACAAGGTGCGGGTGCATATCTGCTGGGGCAATTACGAGGGGCCGCATTGCTGCGACATTCCGATGGCCAAGATGTTCGACACGCTGATGGCAACGAAATCGCGCTATGTGCTGTTTGAAACCTCGAACCCGCGCCACGGGCATGAATGGACCACGTTCCGCGACCGCAATGGCGACATCCCAGATGACAAGATTCTGGTGCCCGGCGTCGTCGACACCACCACCAATTTCGTCGAGCATCCTGAACTTGTCGCCCAACGCATCCAGCGGTTCACCGACATTGTCGGCGCGGATCGGGTGATCGCGGGTTCGGACTGTGGTTTCGGCACGTTTGCGGGCTTTGGCGCTGTCGACCCTGACATCGCCTATGCCAAGCTTTCGGCCTTGGCCGAGGGGGCCGCGCTGATCAAATGACGCCCCTTGTGCTGCTTCCCGGAATGATGTGCGATGC from Aliiroseovarius sediminilitoris includes these protein-coding regions:
- a CDS encoding cobalamin-independent methionine synthase II family protein encodes the protein MTRIKTTHVGSLPRSQKVVDFIFARENGTAYDPDAFDACMTQAVSDTVRKQVAAGIDIVSDGETSKISYATYVKDRYTGFDGDSPRNAPADLKMFPGFLKRLADDGGTPQYARPMCVGEVKSKGQGELEKDIANLKAAMDEHGAERGFMNAASPGVISLFLQNDYYTSREAYLAALADAMKAEYETIVASGLDLQLDCPDLALSRHMLFTDLTDDEFIKVANLHVEALNHALLDVPADKVRVHICWGNYEGPHCCDIPMAKMFDTLMATKSRYVLFETSNPRHGHEWTTFRDRNGDIPDDKILVPGVVDTTTNFVEHPELVAQRIQRFTDIVGADRVIAGSDCGFGTFAGFGAVDPDIAYAKLSALAEGAALIK